One Vanrija pseudolonga chromosome 5, complete sequence genomic window, CCAttcgccgtcgcgcgcaggGCCCGGTCACGAGCATAGATCTATGGGCACTGGTGGTGccccgacgagctgcgcgcagGACGAGAGGGAGtgagcggcgggcgacgatCCTCTTGGCGTTGCACGATCTCCGATAAATGTCCAGATCggcgtgcgtcgtcgcgtctAGGTCAATACCCCGCATGGTgcacgcgacgcgacgctccATTGCATGCGCACTAAAATATAATCACTAGAAGAGACACTGGACAGCACACTATTACAACCAGAggggaggccgacgagccgagaCCAGAGAACCGAGGCAGAAACCCATAACCCATGACCGACGAGAACCAACAATCTACCGAGCACAACCAAAGGCACCCTCCTATCCCTTGGCGTTTGCGGCCGCCTGTGCGGCCTTCTCCTctgccttcttcttcttcctgAGCATCTTCATGTGCACGAGGCCCTGTGGGGTTGGTCAGCAGGGTTCCACCcagacaacgacgaccacacTCACACAGGCATTGCACAGTGTCCTCGGGCCAAGCGGTCCACGACGCCATTCAGGCGTCTCGGTCGCGCCGCACCCACGGCAGTAGGTCGCTGgccgctccttctcgccgccgttggaCGCCCTGGCGCGCTTGGGCTCGGGGGCGCCGCCTGACGGacggctcgcggcggccctCATGGGGCCTCCGGCGGGGGCGACCTGTATCCTTCCTGACAGATAGTCGGCGGCCGAGTTGGCGCAGTCGACGATGGAGCGGTACGGCTGTcccgaggcggaggggcCTTGGTGATCGGCAGGACGGATGTGAGGGATCGCAGCTTGGATGTGCCTGTATGCGAGGAGTGCCTAAGAAGATCAACCGTGTTAGCGGAGAGATCGTCGGATCGACAGCGTGGGTTCTTTCTCACCTGGGCAAACTCTTGGGGGCCGACGTGACCGAGGTCATTGCGCTGCCAAGGATCTGTTGCTGGCTCGCCTGTGGGGAACGGGGTAGCGTAGGGCTGGGCGGGGTAGTGGGGGTTGTAGGCGTTGAAGTCGGGGAAGTTGGATCCCAGGCCGGTGGGGTAGATGGACGTCATGCTGGGGTAGCCTGTGGGTTGAAGACCAGGGGGAGCGTACTGGTCCTGCTGATAGGttgactgctgctgcattaTATagctcgacgacgaaggTGTctggtcgacggcggcgtcgtcacGGTCGTTCCCGGAAAAGTCGGGCCGTCGAGGGGAGAGTCGCTTGACCTCTTCGGAAAGGGAGGACGTTTGCCACAGGTTTGAAgtgtcgccctcggcggaGTGTAAGGGTTCGAGCTTGATGTCTGGCCAGCCGTTGAGCTGGGACGAGGTGGTCCACTCGGGTGGCGAGCTCACTGGCGGGGGAGTCACGGGTGAGAGCGAGAAGTAGGAGCGCTCAGAGGAAGGTGTGACGTGCGGGGGCTGCTGGAGCGAGTCGTGTGTTGTCCAGTCGAAGGATGGCGAGTGCCAGCCGCTTTCGTACGAGGGTGGTTGGAGCGTGTATGTGAACGCCGAGGGGGCGGGTtgtgaagaagaagaagaagtaggaggagacgacgacgagcaagtCTGAGTCATGGAGGAGAGGGAGACGGCGAGGCGTGCGTACTTTGggtgcgcgtgcggcgcgcggcgcg contains:
- the BRG1_0 gene encoding Biofilm regulator 1, encoding MTQTCSSSSPPTSSSSSQPAPSAFTYTLQPPSYESGWHSPSFDWTTHDSLQQPPHVTPSSERSYFSLSPVTPPPVSSPPEWTTSSQLNGWPDIKLEPLHSAEGDTSNLWQTSSLSEEVKRLSPRRPDFSGNDRDDAAVDQTPSSSSYIMQQQSTYQQDQYAPPGLQPTGYPSMTSIYPTGLGSNFPDFNAYNPHYPAQPYATPFPTGEPATDPWQRNDLGHVGPQEFAQALLAYRHIQAAIPHIRPADHQGPSASGQPYRSIVDCANSAADYLSGRIQVAPAGGPMRAAASRPSGGAPEPKRARASNGGEKERPATYCRGCGATETPEWRRGPLGPRTLCNACGLVHMKMLRKKKKAEEKAAQAAANAKG